The Sphingobacteriales bacterium genome includes the window AGTTTCCTCCTTGTTGTAGCTGATCGTGGCAGAGCCTGTCCATTTTGCCGTCAGCTTCTTTTTTAACAGTATGGTTTTCGATGTACAGGAGGTTAGAACAAATAAGCTAACACAAACATACACAAGGCTTTTCATTATCTTCATGGCTCTGAATTTTCATTTTTTGTTCCGGTATTTTTCATCCCCGACAGTTTGATGATTTCATCCTGCCGTTGAATGGATTCATAGTGGATCAGGGAAATTAGTTTCAACAAAAAATCTTTCGAAAGTCCAAGTTTCTTCCCGACTTTCAGGTTTTGCTCAATCACTTTCTGCCATCTTCTGAGCTGAAAGATGGAAAGATTTTCATGGCTTTTCAAAACCCCAATCTTTTCGAC containing:
- a CDS encoding chorismate mutase, with the translated sequence VEKIGVLKSHENLSIFQLRRWQKVIEQNLKVGKKLGLSKDFLLKLISLIHYESIQRQDEIIKLSGMKNTGTKNENSEP